The genomic DNA CATCGCCACCGAGAACAGCACCTTCTCCGACCGGTCGGCCTCGTCGAGGCCGAGGAGGTACCACGGTCGCATCCGTTCACCCGCCGGCCGTGTCGGTCGCGTCGCAGTCGTTCGCCTGTGCCGCGTCGCTACCGCTCTCGGCGTTCCGAGTCACTGTCAGAGTACCCGCAGGCTATCCAGCGATTGCTGAAAAAAGTCGGTGTCTCGACCCGCGCCGGGGAGACGGTACCACGCCACGGGCGGCCGCCCCGGCGCCCCGCGGTTCGCCGCCGATCTTCCGTCCGCGCGGGGCGTCCTCAGACCTTCGGCGTGTAGCCGGCGTCCTCGACCGCGGTCGCGATGTCCTCGTCGCTGGCGTCGCCTTCGATGGTCACGCTGCTCGACTCGTTGTCGGCCTCGGCGTCGGTCACGCCCGGCAGGTCCCGGAGCGCGTTCTCGACGTTCTCCTCGCAGCCGCCGCAGCTCATGCCCTCGACGGTTATCTGTTTCGCCATGTGGGCTAGTTGGGGTGCGTCCCTTTTCCGGGTTTCGCCTGTCGAACCGAACGCTGTCGCCGGTCTGACGTTGGAAAGTAAGGCGAGTTTCCGGAGGGTTGCCGCATCCCCCTGGAGCCCGACGCACTCGCGGCGTTGGGGATTAGCCACAATCCCGTAAAACCTCAAGCACGTACGTTCGAACATGGGAATCCAACAGGCGTTGCAGAACGTCCTGACGAACCCCACCTACCTCACGGCGTGGGGCGTCGTCGTCGCGGTCTCGCTCGCGGCCCTCGTCTGGGACCTCTGGCGGAACAACTCGGAGCTCAAGAGCCTGATGAAGTTCGTCTGGGGGTTCACGGTGCTGTACTCCGGGCCGCTCGGACTCCTGGGCTACTGGTACTCCGGTCGGACCCAGATCGACCACGACTCGTTCTGGCGCAAGGGGTTCCGGTCGGTCAGTCACTGCTACTCGGGCTGTGGCACCGGCGAGGTGCTCGGGGTCTCCATGGCAGTGGGTCTCTTCGCCTTCAAGACGACCGGGACCGTGATCCTCACCTTCTCGTTGGCGTACTTCTTCGGCTACCTGCTGACGGTCGGGCCGCTGATGCAGGAGGGCGTCGGCCTCGGCGAGGCGCTGAAGGACGCCCTCTACTCCGAGACCGCGAGCATCACGGTGATGGAGGTCGTCGCCATCAGCACCGACATCTGGCTCGCCGGCGAGGCCGGACTGGGCGACGTGCTGTTCTGGACCTCGCTGGTGTTCTCGCTGACGCTGGGCTTGCTCGCGGCCTATCCGGTCAACCTCCTGCTCATCCACTTCGGCGTCAAGGAGGGGATGATGAACCCCGCGAAGATGGGGGCCGAGATGGGCGCCTGACCGCGCTCGCTCGGCGACCGGATTGTCGGTGAACCCGCCCGGACCGCCGGGTACGCCTTGGAATCCTGGCCACCGAGTGTAAGGCCCCGGCTCCCCTGTTATCCTATGCTATGGCGCTTTCAGAACTCGACCTGAGCGACACCGAGGAGGAGTGCATCGACAACTGCTTCGAAGCCGTCCAGGCGTGCGAGTGGTGCGCCGACGAGTGTCTCGACGAGGACATGGACATGTCCCGGTGCATCCGGCTCTGCCGGGACGTCGCCGACCTCGCGAGCGACCACGCCCGGTTCATGGCGCGCAACTCCAACTACAGCGACCAGCTCGCCGAGGCCTGCGCCGGCGCCTGCGAGGAGTGCGCCGAGGAGTGTCGCCGCCACGACCACGACCACTGCCAGACCTGTGCCGAGGTCGTCGAGCGGTGCGCCGAGTCGTGCCGCGAGATGATGCAGCAGGCGTCCTGACGACGGCCGTCGGCTCGTAACCGCGCTCCGGTTCACAACCGCGACTCGATTTCTTCGACCAGTTCGCGCGCCGCGACGACGCGCTCGTCGGCCGCCTCGCTGCCGGTCTCCTCGACGTTCGAGAGCAGCATCCGGACCTGGCCGACGCGCTTCTCGACGACCGCTTCGGGGACGTCTTGACCCGCGGCGTCCTCACAGACGGCCTCGGCCTCGCCGAGCCACTGGCTCGCCCGCGCCTCGACCGGCAACTCCGCGGTGGCTTCGAGGTGGGCGTGGAGGTCCGCGACGAGCGACCGGAGGTCCTCGCTCTCGTCGTCAGAACTGGCCATGTCTCGGATTCGGGCCGAAGCCGCAAGGATGATGCGGTCGAAGCGAGCGCCTGCACGCATGAGCGACGAGGACGCCGACGAAGCGAAACGGGACGACGGCGCCGACGACTCCGAGGCCGACGGCGCCGGCCACGACCACGGTCTCCCGCCCGAGCACCTCCAGTACCCCGAGTTCGCCTTCGAGGAGGGCGAGGTCGGAACCGACGGGAGCTTCGACCTCGCGGCCGACCTCGACCGCGACGAACTGCGCGAGTGGGTCGCGGACCTCGCGGGCGGCCTCGCCAGCCACGACGTCGCGGTCGAGTCGCCCGAGGGGTACGTCACTTTGGGGGTCGCGCCGGAGGGCGTCTCGATGTCGTTCGACCCGGACGAGTCGGGCGTGGGCGAGTTCGAGTTCACCGTCGAGATGCGTGCGAAGGCGATGTTCGTCGCCGACGACCCCGACGGCGAGAAGGTGGGCGCGCGAGGCGGCAAGGGGTTCATCCCGATAGAGATGCTGACCGGCGAGGGCGAAGCCGAGGAGTTCCGGTGTTACAACTGGATGGACGATTCAAGCGACTCCTAAACGGCGCCTCTCAACGTCAGTACTCGCTCGGTCAGTTGGTCCGCGTCCCTCGCAATCACCTTCGTCATCGCCTCTTTCCCCACCTCGCCGCGGTCGACGACCGCCACGGGCGTCCCCTCCAGCGACTCGAACGCCTGCTTTGCACCCCACTGCATCGTACTCCCCTCCTCTTCTTTCACCCCGTCCGGCTCCGACTCCCGGTCGTACGCCGCGACCGGCCAGCCCACCGACTCCAGCGCGGCCTCCACGTCCGCGTCGAACCGGCAGTTCGCCGCGAACCGGAGGCCGGGGTCGAACTCCCGGCAGGCGAGCAGGAAGCGCGCGACGTGGCTCGACGCGCCGAAGCGCACGCCGCGATTGGGTTTCACGCCCGAGAGCGTCCGGGTGATGCGGCCCTCCACAGCGGCGGTCTCCTCGACGCCTTCGGCGTAGGGCGTCGCGCCGACCACGTTCATCCCCACCTCCGGCACGAGGGCGGAGACGTCCGCGTCGACGAACTCCTGAACGACCTCACGGACCTCTTCGGCCGTAGTTTCCCGGGCGGCCCGATTCCGCAGTTCCACCGAATGATGCACCGACCCCGGTCCCTCGCCCACGTCGAGGGGGTAGCGGACCGCCCGGGTCACGAAGTCCACGCCGGCCTCGACCGCTTCCCCGAGATCGTCGCCGAGGGCGAGTCGGGCCGCAATTGCGGCCGAGAGCGCGCATCCCGACCCGTGGGTCGCGTCGGTATCGATGCGGGGATGGCGGGTCGCGCGGGTCCGGTCGGGTGTCACCAGCACGTCCCGGACCGTCTCGCCGGGGACGTGGCCCCCCTTCACGAGGGCGGCGTCGGCGCCCGTCGCGACCAGTTGCTCGCCCGCCGCGACCGCCGACTCGCGGTCGGTCACCGCCACGCCGGTCAGCACCTCGGCCTCGTCGGCGTTGGGCGTCACCAGCGCGGCCTCGGCGACCAGGTCCTCGTAAGCGTCCTCTGCCTCGCGGTCGAGCAGGCGGTCGCCCGCGGCGGCGACCATCACGGGGTCGACCACGACCGGGAAGTCCGCCCCGGCGGCGCGCTCGGCCACCAGTTCCACGATCTCCGCGGTGGCGAGCATCCCGGTCTTTGCCGCCCGCACGTCGAAGTCGCCGGTCACGGCGTCGACCTGTGTCGCGACCTCGCCGGCCGGCAGAACGTGGGTCGACTCGACGCCCCGCGTGTGCTGGGCCGTGACCGCGGTCACGGCGCTGGCCCCGAACGCGCCGTGGGCTTCGATGGTCTTGAGGTCGGCCTGCACGCCCGCGCCGCCGCCCGAGTCGCTGCCCGCCACCGTGAGCGCGACCGGCCTGTCGACCGGGGCCGCCTGGCGGGTGCCGGTTGTCGCGTCGTCGTCCCGTTCGGTCGTCACGTCGCCGTCTCGGTCGGTCGTCACGTCGCCGTCTCGGTCGGTCGTCACGTCGCCGTCTCGGTCGGTCGTCGCGTCGGTGTCCTCGCCATTCATTTACCAGGTAGTACAACCAAGTGGTACTTAGAGGTGGGTGGTCCGAGTCCCGCGTCGGGGTCTTCCGACCGTCTGCGGGCGCCGCCACGCTCGTATGGACGGCCTTTTAATCCCGCGAGACCGTATCTACGTCCATGATTTTCGAGAACCTGCCGACGACACCCACGTCGGAGGAGCTCATCGACAAGGCGTTCTCGCGGGCGTCGCGGGCCGGCCGTGCCAAGAGCGGCGCCGAGGCCCAGCAGTCGATGCTCCAGACCGCCTCCAACATCCTGAGCGACAACCTCCAGAACGTCGCGGCCGAGTGGCCCGACTTCGACGAGGTCGACCCCTTCTACTACGAACTCGCCGACGCCATCGTCGACGTGGACGAGTTGCGCCAGAGCCTCTCGGAGATACAGTGGGCCAGCCGGAAGACCCACGACATCGGCCGGGAGTACCAGGGCAAGCTCACCGGCGACGCCGACGCCGACCGGAAGTTCCGCAAGCAGGGGTTCGCCCGGCTCGCGGACGTGGTCGAGGAGGTCGCCGACGACCTGGAGCGGGTCGGTCAGGCCCACCAGGACCTCCGGCGGCTCCCCGACATCGACCCCGAGGAGCCGACCATCGTGGTGGCGGGCTACCCCAACGTCGGCAAGTCGTCGTTCGTCAACGCGGTCACGAACGCCCGCAACGAGATCGCCGAGTACCCCTTCACCACCAAGGGCGTCCGGGTCGGCCACTTCGAGCGCGACCACATCCGGTACCAGATCGTCGACACGCCCGGCCTGCTCGACCGGCCGGCCGACGAGCGCAACGACATCGAGAACCAGGCGGTCTCGGCGCTGACCCACCTCGCGGACGCCATCGTCTTCGTCGTCGACGCCAGCGGCTACTGCGGCTACCCCCTCGACGCCCAGCTCGACCTCCGGGACGCGCTCGCCGAGCGGTTCGACGGCGTGCCCGTGCTCACCGTCTGCAACAAGGCGGACCTCTCGACCGACGTCGAGGCGGACGCCTACATGAGCGTCGAGAGCGGCGAGAACGTAGACGCGGTCCTCGACGCCGCGGTCGACGCGGTCGGCTACGAGCCCGAACTCCCCTTCGAGGACCGGTAAGCGGACGGTACGTGCTCGAAGAGAACTCTCACGCGAACGCTCGGCCCGCCGGCGTCCCCAGCGACCCGACGGTCCCGTTCGAGACCTGGTAGTCGACGAAGTGGACGCGGACGGACGGGTCCTGCCTCGTCACGGCGCCCAGTCGGCGCTCCAGCCTGGTCGCCAGGCCGGGGTACTCGCGGTCGGACGTGCGACTGATGGTGACGGTGACCGACTCGGATTCGAACCAGCCCCCGGTGAACCCGTACTCGGTGTTGGTCGAGACGTACGTGAGGTTCGCGTACGCCTGGTTGTCGAGGACAGAACTCACCTCCTGGTTGACGGTCCGCTCGTAGGTGATCTGCTGGTACGTCGCGACCACCACGCCGCCGACGATCAGGAGCAGCACCGCCACTCCGATCGCGAACGCCGCGGTGCTCGTCGACTCGCGGGGGTCGAACAGGTCCCGGTCGAACCCGTTCGGCCGGTAGCCGAGGTATCTGAGCGTGACGAAGGCGGCGACGTTGATGCCGACCATCGAGACCAGCAGGAGCAACAGCGACCCCAGCGCGATGACGGGGAACCCCCAGACGACGGCGATGCCGGTGGTCGCCGCGGCCGGAATCAGCGCCGCGGCGATCATGACGCCGATGAGCGAGGTCGGCCCCTTCGTCGTCAGGCCGAACGCCGAGGCGCTCCCCGCCGCCAGACCGACCGCGACGGTGAGCAGGCTCGGCGAGACCCGGGAGCTGATCTGGCCGAGCGCGGTGATCTGGAGCGGCGGGACGAACGAGAACGTCTGGAGGAAGTAGCCGAACGCCAGCGCGGTGACGATTGCGATGACGACACCGACCCCCTGCAACACGATGCTGTCCCTGAGCATCTCCCGGTCGCCCGTGACCGCACCGACGCTCGCGGTGAGAACCGGGCCGACGAACGGCGCGATGACCATCGACCCCACGACCACCGCCGGCGAGTCGACCAGCAGCCCCGCGGTGGCGATGATGGCGCTCAGGAAGATCATCCAGACGAACGACACCTTGTCGCGGGCCATGTCCCGCGCCTTCGACCGGAGCTCCTTCCGGGTCAGCGGGTCGAAGTCGTCGGAGTACCGCTGCTCCAGCAGCTCCATGTTGGGCGTGGCGGCGGTCTCGGCGGTCGCCATGACGGTGTACTCGTCCTCCTCGAGGCCCGCGTCCCGGAGCGCGTCCATCACGTCCCCGACCCCGTCGCTCGGGAGGGGGAACTCCACGAGCACCTCCTCGCCGGTCCGCTCGTCGGTCTCGAGCACGGCGTAGTCGATCTGCTTCGAGTCGAGCGCGCCCAGGATTGGACCGCGCCGCTCCTCCGGAATCAGGACGTGTATCAGGCGCACACGGGAGGAACGGGATACCGACGCAAAAGAATTCAGGCCGCGAGCCGGTCGCGAGCCGGTCGGCCGACCGGCTCGCGGTCGCGGGCCGGGGCTATCGCGCGGGTCGCTACCCGGTCGCGTTGTACGTCACCGACACCTGCGCGGTGACGGTGACCGGCCCCGATTCGATCTCCGTCGCCGCCTGGCCGCCGGCGTCGGCCGAGAGCGTCTCGGCCCGAATCGGACTGTAGCTCACGTCGCCGGTCGCCGCGCTGTGGACGCCCTCGACGGTCAGGTTGGCGCTCTCGGCGATGACGTCGGCGTCGGCGCGGGCGTTGTCCATCGCGTCCCGGAGCGCCTCGGCCCGGACCTCGCGCCGGCGCTCCTCGGAGAGCGTGAGTTCGACGCCGTCGACCCGGTCGGCGCCGTTCGACACCGCCACGTCGAGCACCGCGCCGGCCCTGCTCGCGTTCGACAGGGTTATCTCGAAGGCGTGGACGCCCTGGAAGCCGACGGGGACGCGGTCGCCGTCCCGCTCGCGGTACTCCTGGTCGATGCTGAACGCGACCGTTCGAATCTGGTCGTCGCCGACGCCGGCGCGCCGGAGCGCCTCGCTCATCCGCGACGCGTTCTCCGCGAGCCGCTCGCGGACCGCGTCGGCGTCGTCGCCGCTGGCGAGGACCGCGACCTGCAGCACCGCCTGGTCGGGCTCGGCCGCGGCCTGCCCGGTGGCCGCGACGCTGATGGTCTCGCCGTCGTCGCTCGGTTGGACTGCCTGTGCGCTGGCGTCGCCCGTCGGGTCGATGCTCCCGACGCAGCCCGCCGTCAGTAGCAGGACTGCGACACCCACCGCTGCGAGTACTCCCCTTGACATCGCCACGTCTGTACGGCGGCCCGCGACATAAGGTTCTGCTAAATTCAAATCCCGGTTTGACTCATCGTCGATGGCCGACCCGGCTCGACGCCGGGACGCGGTCCGCTGCGAGCGTCCGCCGCGGTGCAGTGGCCGACTCGTCTCGGCGCCCGTCTCACTTCGTCCCACCGTCGTACTCGACGTACCGCACCTGGACCGCGACCCGGTGGCCCGAGTTGCGGTTGATGCGCCTGGTGAGCGTCTCGGCGAGGTCCGGGTACGCCGTGTCCGGCGGCCGGCCGACGGTGACGACGACCCGCTGGGACTGGTCGAACGGGAGGCTGCCGCTGCCGCGGAACTCCATGTCGAACAGCCGGGCCTCGTCGTACGCGCCGCCGTCGAGCACGTCGCCGGCCTCCTGGCGGACCTGGTTCTGGAACTGGGCCTCCTGGATGGTGGCGAACGTGACGCCGCCGAGGAACAGCGAGAGCAGGCCGATGGCGGCCACCAGGACCCCCGCGCGCTTGAACAGCGCCGACCGGGTCTGGTCGTGCTCGAACAGGTTCTTCGGCCCGTAGTCGAGGTACCAGAGCACCGCGAGGCCCGCGAGGTTGATCGAGAGGATGTTGACGAGCACGAGGACGAACGAGCTCACCGCCGCCATCGGCTGCCACCACGCGATGGCGATGCCGACCGCGGCGGCCGGCGGGACGAGCGCGGCCGCGATCATCACGCCGACGATGGCGACCGAGACCCCCGACGCGAGGCTCAGCACGCCCGCCGCGCCAGCCCCGAGCGCGACCGCCAGCGAGAGGAAGTCGGGGGTGAGCCTGCCGCTGACCTGCGAGATGCCGAGGATGTCGGTCTCGGGCGGGACGAGGAAGCCGTACCGCACCACGACCGCGAACAGGGTGGCGGCCGCGATGGCCGAGAAGCCCCCGATGAACTGGTACTTCACGCCCCGCCGGAACAGCTGCCGGTCGCCCAGGACGGTCCCGACGCTGGCGCCCATCGCCGGGCCGATGAGCGGCGCGATGACCATCGACCCCACGACCACCGCGGGCGAGTCCAGCAGCATCCCCGCGGTGGCGACGACGGCGCTGATGACGGTCATCGCCACGAACGTGGGGAACTCCGGGGTCATCTCGCGGGCCTCGGTCCGGATCTCCTCGCGGGCGATGGTCGTCGCGTCGGGGTTCTCCTCGGAGTACCGCCGCTCGAGCTCCTCGTACTGGCGCGAGACGTCGGTCTCGGCGTCGATGATGACCGCGTGGGGGTCCTCGCCGAGCCCGGCGTCCTGGAGCTTGTCGAGGACGGGCTGGACCGCGGCCGTCGGCAGCGGGAAGTAGGCGATGGCGGTGTACTCCCGGCCGCTGGTCTCGTCGGTCAGCATGTAGTCGACCCCCTCCTCGTCGAGGACGTCGGCGACCAGCTCTCGCTTTCCCGCCGGAATCGAAACCTGCACGAGCCGCATACGTTCGGAGATGGCACGGCGGGTGTAAATAAGCCGCGGCACCCAGACGGCGGTCCCGCGGCCAGACGCGTTCGCCTCGCGGGGGTTCGCGGAACCGGTCCCGGGGTCGGTGGAACCGCGGCCGTTAAACCCCGCGCCCGGCAAGTGATGGTATGTTCGAGAGTCGCCCGGACCGGAGCGCCGAGGTGGTGTTCGTCGGCCGGTCGAACGTCGGCAAGTCGACGCTGATGCGCGAGCTGACGGGCCACACCTTCGACACGGGGAGCAAGCCCGGCGTCACCCGGTCGCCCAACCACTACGACTGGGCCAGCGAGGACTTCGTGCTCACCGACCTGCCGGGGTTCGGCTTCATGTCGGGCGTGCCCGAGGAGCGCCGCGAGCAGATCAAGACCGACATCGTCCGGTACATCGAGGACAACGCCGACGACATCCTGGTCGGGGTCCTCGTGGTCGACGGCAAGAGCGCGGTCGACATCATCGACCGCCACTCGGGCGAGGACGAGGTGCCCTACGACGTCGAGATGTTCTACTTCCTCCGGGACGTCGACATCCCGGTCGTGGTCGCGGTCAACAAGATGGACAAGGTCGACGACGAGGACGAGCGCCTCGACGCGCTCTGCGACCGCCTCGGCCTCCACCCGCCGTGGAAACAGTGGCGCGACACCGTCGCCCCCATCAGCGCCAAGCGCGGCAACATCGACGCGCTGACCGAGGCGGTGAAGGACCACCTCCACGAGCAGCAGCGCGACGATCTGCTGAAGTTCTTCTCGTAGGCCCGAGGGCCGCACATAGGTCGGAGCGGCCGCCAATCCCCGTGCGACGAATTCACTCGGACGACAGTATCTTTTTACGCCCGGGAGCGCTGGTAACGCTAATGAAACTGACTTTCCTGTCGACCGACCGAGTGGCTACCGATGGAGGCCGTTCCGTACGAGGGAGGGAGCGGCGTTGAGCGAGCACCCGCCGCCGGTCGCCGGGGCGCCGCTCGAACCGGGGCTGGAGGCGCTCGAGACGAGCCCGGAGTTCCGCGGTCCCGTCGAGCGCCTCGACGGCCACCACTGCAACGACCACTTCGCCCAGATCTACGAGACCGACGAGGAGCGGTTCGCCGCGGCCGTCCCGTTCGCCCGCCACGGCCTCGAGTCGGGCGAGTGCGTCATGTACGTCGTCGACGAGGGCCGCGAGGCGGAGGTCCGGGCGGCGCTCGGCCGGGGTGGCGTCGACGTCGACGCCGCGGTCGATTCCGGCGCGCTGTCGTTGCACACGCCGCGCGAGACGTACCTCCGGAACGGCTCGTTCGAGCCCGACGAGATGGTCGAGTTCTACGGCGACACCGTCGCCGCAGCCGACGCGGAGTACGAGGGGCTGCGGATCGTCGCCGAGACGTCGTGGCTCGACGGCGACCGCATCACGTACGAGCAGTTCATGGAGTACGAGGCGAAGGTCAACCGGCTGTTCGACGCCGAGAACTGCGTCGCGCTCTGCCAGTACGACCGGACCCGGTTCCCGCCCGAGTTCGTCAGGAACATCGTGCGCTCGCACCCCCACCTCATCCACGACGGCGCCGTCAGCCACAACGTCTACTACACGCCGCCCGCGGAGGTCTTCGACGACGACCCCGCCCGCGAGGTCGACCGGATGCTGGGCACGCTCCGCGAGCGGACCGAGGCGAAGGCCCAGCTCCAGCGCCGCGACCGGTTTCTCCGGGAACTCTACGAGATCGCGGCGGGTCAGGACCGCTCGTTCGAGGAGAAGCTCGACGCCCTGTTCGAGCTGGGGTGCGAAGTGTTCGACCTCAACTTCGGGTTCCTGAACCGGGTCGATTCCGCCGCCGACCGCATCAAGATCGAGTACGCCAGCGACGACCACGAGCACTACGAGGTCGGCGGCGAACTCCCGTTGTCCGAGACCTACTGTAAGGCCGCCGTCGATATCGAGGCGGCCGCGAGCATCGCGGACCCCGCCGCGGAGGGCTACGACGACCTCTTCGTCTACGAGGAGCTCGGTGTCGACGGCTACTTCGGGACGTACATCCCGGTGGACGGCGGCGCGGACCGCACCCTCGCGTTCGTCCCCGCCCCCGACTCGGAGTCGGTGTCGGTCTCCGAGGAGGACCGGATGCACCTCGAGCTGATGGGGCAGTGGGTCGGCTACGAGCTCAACCGCCGCCAGCGCGAGCAGTTCCTCCGCGAGTGCCACGAGATTACGTCCGACCCCGACCATGGGTTCGAGGCGAAACTCGAGCGGTTGGTCGAACTGGGGTGCGACCGATTCGGTCTCGACGCCGGCGGACTGTGTCGCGTCAACCGGGAGAGTGACTTCCTCGAAGTCGAGACGGTCATCGGCGACCACGACGTCCTCGAACCGGGGTTGCAGGCCGACCTCTCGGAGACCTACTGTCAGGTGCCCACCGCAACCGGCGCGGTGGCCGATGCCGCCGTCTCCGACCCGGACGGTGTGACCGACCCCGGCCCGTTCGAGGGCACACTCGGCTACGAGGTCTTCGGGATTCGGACGTACCTCGGCACCCATCTCGAACTCGACGGGGCACCCAACCGCACGTTCTGGCTCGTGTCGAACGAACCGCGTGACGACCCGATCACCGACGAGGAACGGACGTTCCACCGGCTGATGGGGCAATGGGTGAAATACGAACTCGAACGCCAACAACGCGAGCAGTACCAGCGCGAACTGTACGAAATCGCGGCCGACCCCGACCGTTCCTTCGAGGCGAAACTGGACGCACTGTTCGACCTCGGGCGCGAGCGATTCGGCCTCGACGTCGGCGGCATCGCGAAGATTGACCCCGAGACCGACCTGTTCGAGGTGGAGGCGGTCCGCGGCGACCACGACCACCTCATCCCGGGCGAACGATATCCGCTGTCGGAGACGTACTGTCGACTGGTGACCGAGGACGGCGAGACCGCGGCCGTGACCGACCCCGTCGACGTGGGGTTCGAAGGCCAGCTCTGCTACGACCGGTTCGGGGTGCAGACGTACCTCGGAAACCACCTCGCGGTCGAGGGCGGGACCGACCGGACGTTCTGGTTCGCCTCGACCGAGCCGCGCGAGGCGCCGATCACCGACGAGGAGCGCACGTTCGTCCACCTGATGGGCCAGTGGGTCAAGTACGAACTGGAGCGCCGCCAGCGCGAGCGCCAGCTCGAACGGAAGAACGACCGGCTCGAGAGCTTCGCCAGCCTGCTCGCCCACGAGCTGCGCAACCCCGTCACCATCGGCCAGATATACGGCCAGCAGCTCGAGGGCGAGGCGGACCCGGAGGCGGTCGAGTACGTCCTGGAGGCGTTCGACCGCATCGAGGACATGGTCGACGTTCTGCTGATACTCACCCGGGGCCGCGAGGCGGTCGGCGAGTGCGCCCCGGTCGACCTCGCGGCCGCGGCCCGCGACGTCTGGGAGACGGTCGAGGCGCCCGACGCCGCCCTCGACGTGGACCTCGACCGGCCGATGGAGGCCGACGAGACGTACGTCAGCCACCTGTTCCGGAACCTCCTCGAGAACTCGGTGGAGCACGGCGGGGCGGACGTCACCGTCACGGTCGGCGACCTGGGAGACGGATTCTACGTGGCCGACGACGGCGTCGGCATCCCGGTCGAGGACCGCGAGGCGGTCTTCGACGAGGGGTACACGACCGCCGCCGACAACGGCGGCACCGGGCTCGGGCTGGCGTTCGTCCGGAAGCTCGCGGAGGTGTACGAGTGGGACGTCTCGGTGACCGAGAGCGAGTCGGGCGGCGCGCGCTTCGAGTTCCGGAACGTCGACTGACGCTACCGCGCTGTAATTGTCGCCTAACGCGATAAAAATCAGTTCTCGTCGACCGGTGGCGTTGCCCGACGAGGGTCGACCCGGAACGAGCCGCCACGCCGACCGCGCTCGGCGCCCGTCCGTCGCGGCCCCAAGTCGGAACACGCCCACGCCCGTACCGGGACCAATGGCACAGACTCCGGCCTACGAGGTGGTCGTCGTCGGCGGCGGCCCCGCGGGGCTCACGACCGCGCTGTACGCGACCCGACTCGGCCACCGGACCGCGCTCGTCAACCGGGAAGGCGGCCGCTACGAGTCGGTCTCGCACGTCCACAACCTGGTCGGCGTCTCCGAGGAGACCTCGGGCGGCGACGTGACCGAACTCGCCGTCGACCAGCTGGAGGAGTACGGCGCGGACTACTACCAGGACGACGTGCGGGCCATCGACCGGGTCGACCCCGACGCCGACGCGGCCGAGTTCGAGAAC from Halorussus rarus includes the following:
- the engB gene encoding GTP-binding protein EngB codes for the protein MFESRPDRSAEVVFVGRSNVGKSTLMRELTGHTFDTGSKPGVTRSPNHYDWASEDFVLTDLPGFGFMSGVPEERREQIKTDIVRYIEDNADDILVGVLVVDGKSAVDIIDRHSGEDEVPYDVEMFYFLRDVDIPVVVAVNKMDKVDDEDERLDALCDRLGLHPPWKQWRDTVAPISAKRGNIDALTEAVKDHLHEQQRDDLLKFFS
- a CDS encoding MEDS domain-containing protein, which produces MSEHPPPVAGAPLEPGLEALETSPEFRGPVERLDGHHCNDHFAQIYETDEERFAAAVPFARHGLESGECVMYVVDEGREAEVRAALGRGGVDVDAAVDSGALSLHTPRETYLRNGSFEPDEMVEFYGDTVAAADAEYEGLRIVAETSWLDGDRITYEQFMEYEAKVNRLFDAENCVALCQYDRTRFPPEFVRNIVRSHPHLIHDGAVSHNVYYTPPAEVFDDDPAREVDRMLGTLRERTEAKAQLQRRDRFLRELYEIAAGQDRSFEEKLDALFELGCEVFDLNFGFLNRVDSAADRIKIEYASDDHEHYEVGGELPLSETYCKAAVDIEAAASIADPAAEGYDDLFVYEELGVDGYFGTYIPVDGGADRTLAFVPAPDSESVSVSEEDRMHLELMGQWVGYELNRRQREQFLRECHEITSDPDHGFEAKLERLVELGCDRFGLDAGGLCRVNRESDFLEVETVIGDHDVLEPGLQADLSETYCQVPTATGAVADAAVSDPDGVTDPGPFEGTLGYEVFGIRTYLGTHLELDGAPNRTFWLVSNEPRDDPITDEERTFHRLMGQWVKYELERQQREQYQRELYEIAADPDRSFEAKLDALFDLGRERFGLDVGGIAKIDPETDLFEVEAVRGDHDHLIPGERYPLSETYCRLVTEDGETAAVTDPVDVGFEGQLCYDRFGVQTYLGNHLAVEGGTDRTFWFASTEPREAPITDEERTFVHLMGQWVKYELERRQRERQLERKNDRLESFASLLAHELRNPVTIGQIYGQQLEGEADPEAVEYVLEAFDRIEDMVDVLLILTRGREAVGECAPVDLAAAARDVWETVEAPDAALDVDLDRPMEADETYVSHLFRNLLENSVEHGGADVTVTVGDLGDGFYVADDGVGIPVEDREAVFDEGYTTAADNGGTGLGLAFVRKLAEVYEWDVSVTESESGGARFEFRNVD